One Candidatus Paceibacterota bacterium DNA segment encodes these proteins:
- the holA gene encoding DNA polymerase III subunit delta translates to MIIAFFGTDSYRITRAVGDVIRAHEKKHPHHGGVLTCDFSSEEGVRLAHDALQTTSLFGGVRLVRFPPVAGKKDLVHVATKLLSDFRLSEVRDVVVIIAEQSEEAALRKEHPAYAAALKGAQLVKTFALPPAARMETWVRQECAIRGLQIGPDAARALIERRGVDPWALAHEIDKLQNYVNNSEVLRADIDALISPSVSENAFALLDDVADGRVDSALARCTRLLSGGEDPLRLLGLLAHHVRTTIIIGDLARRGSPPERIARDAGIHPFVVRKSYARATRIPQEYGARLMELLARVDRALKEGGGAGVDELARITLHAATLSPHRKRAGSFA, encoded by the coding sequence GGTGGAGTTCTGACTTGCGATTTTTCATCAGAAGAGGGGGTCCGTCTTGCGCACGATGCGCTACAGACAACCTCGCTTTTTGGGGGCGTTCGCTTGGTGCGTTTTCCTCCGGTGGCAGGGAAAAAAGACCTCGTTCATGTGGCCACTAAGCTTTTGAGTGATTTCCGCCTAAGCGAGGTGCGTGATGTTGTTGTGATCATAGCCGAGCAATCGGAAGAGGCTGCACTGCGCAAAGAACATCCTGCGTATGCAGCAGCGCTCAAGGGGGCGCAGCTGGTAAAGACGTTCGCATTACCTCCTGCAGCACGCATGGAGACGTGGGTGCGTCAGGAGTGTGCCATACGCGGGCTGCAGATAGGTCCTGATGCGGCGCGAGCCCTCATCGAGCGTCGGGGAGTTGATCCATGGGCTCTTGCACACGAGATTGACAAATTGCAGAATTATGTCAATAATAGTGAGGTTTTGCGGGCGGATATTGACGCCCTCATTTCCCCTTCGGTATCAGAAAATGCCTTTGCACTCCTTGACGATGTAGCCGATGGGAGAGTCGATAGCGCCCTTGCACGCTGTACGCGTCTTTTATCTGGCGGCGAGGACCCGCTTCGACTCTTAGGGTTACTTGCGCATCATGTGCGCACAACGATCATTATTGGAGACCTTGCTCGTCGAGGGAGTCCTCCGGAGCGCATTGCTCGTGATGCTGGGATTCATCCATTTGTAGTGCGTAAATCCTACGCACGAGCTACGCGTATTCCGCAGGAGTACGGCGCCCGTTTGATGGAATTACTTGCTCGAGTAGATCGGGCGTTGAAAGAGGGGGGAGGAGCAGGGGTTGATGAGCTCGCTCGTATTACATTGCATGCTGCCACATTATCTCCACATCGGAAGCGCGCAGGATCTTTCGCATAA
- a CDS encoding glycosyltransferase family 2 protein, producing MLPHYLHIGSAQDLSHNRRAYWTYRALEMLPGFLAWGTLLATLVLPFFAPTPIALFIIAFDVYWLLKAMYLSAHMRATFKTMRGYVHRDWDAEVRTIVAQGPELKGARWEDIYHLVILPMYTEPHALVRESFLGLLRSTYPREKMIVVLATEERAGAPAQETAARIVAEFGSAFHALLVTTHPANLPGEIPGKGSNDAWAARKVVAEYIDPHHIPHERVLVSVFDVDSIVHPSFFSMLTWHYLTAEKPTRSSFQPVPLFTNNIWEAPAFARVFAFATTFWQMIQQARPEHLVTFSSHSMSLAPLVDIGYWQTNVVSEDSRVFWQCLLRFDGDWRTVPLAFPIAMDANVAPTFWQTLVNQYKQIRRWMFGVENNPYFMYGFLHNKRIPIRTKLRALFFMIESSHSAATHSLVIFLLGWLPVIVGGSAFASTVLSYNLPQITRFIMTLAAVGLVANVAISIALLPPRPPQYGKRAFLWMALQWLLLPINLMAFGALPALESQTRLMLGKYLGFWVTPKARHTTAGE from the coding sequence ATGCTGCCACATTATCTCCACATCGGAAGCGCGCAGGATCTTTCGCATAATCGTCGCGCGTATTGGACGTATCGCGCCCTGGAAATGCTCCCGGGCTTTTTAGCGTGGGGGACGCTTCTTGCAACGTTAGTTTTGCCGTTTTTTGCACCAACCCCCATAGCTCTCTTCATTATTGCGTTCGATGTGTACTGGCTCCTGAAAGCGATGTATCTCTCGGCGCACATGCGCGCCACATTTAAAACGATGCGTGGGTATGTGCATCGCGACTGGGACGCTGAGGTGCGCACCATAGTTGCCCAAGGACCCGAGCTCAAAGGGGCGCGATGGGAGGACATATATCATCTTGTTATTCTCCCAATGTATACAGAGCCCCATGCACTTGTTCGCGAGAGTTTTCTTGGTTTATTACGCTCTACATACCCACGAGAAAAAATGATTGTAGTGCTTGCGACAGAGGAGCGGGCCGGCGCTCCTGCTCAAGAAACGGCGGCGCGCATTGTCGCAGAGTTTGGATCTGCATTTCATGCATTGCTCGTCACAACCCACCCCGCCAATCTTCCAGGTGAAATCCCCGGGAAGGGTTCGAATGATGCGTGGGCGGCTCGAAAGGTGGTTGCTGAATACATCGATCCGCATCATATCCCACACGAACGCGTCCTCGTTTCTGTTTTCGACGTTGATTCTATAGTGCATCCCAGCTTCTTTTCAATGCTTACTTGGCACTACCTTACCGCAGAGAAGCCAACGAGATCATCATTCCAGCCCGTGCCGCTTTTTACTAATAATATCTGGGAAGCTCCAGCATTTGCGCGCGTCTTTGCCTTTGCGACGACGTTTTGGCAAATGATCCAACAGGCTCGGCCAGAGCATCTGGTAACCTTTTCCTCGCACTCAATGAGCCTGGCACCACTCGTAGATATAGGGTATTGGCAAACAAATGTTGTTTCTGAGGACTCGCGTGTATTCTGGCAGTGTTTACTGAGATTTGATGGCGACTGGCGCACAGTTCCACTCGCTTTTCCTATCGCCATGGACGCAAACGTGGCGCCTACCTTCTGGCAAACACTCGTAAACCAATACAAACAGATTCGGCGCTGGATGTTCGGCGTTGAAAACAACCCATATTTTATGTATGGGTTTCTCCACAATAAACGAATTCCAATTCGCACAAAGCTCCGCGCTCTTTTCTTTATGATCGAGAGCTCTCATTCGGCAGCAACTCACTCACTTGTCATTTTTCTTCTTGGGTGGCTTCCTGTTATCGTCGGCGGGAGTGCATTTGCGAGCACGGTTCTTTCGTATAATTTGCCACAAATTACTCGTTTTATTATGACGCTTGCCGCGGTCGGACTTGTGGCAAACGTGGCAATTAGCATCGCTCTTCTCCCGCCGCGCCCACCGCAGTATGGCAAGCGGGCATTTCTATGGATGGCCCTGCAGTGGCTTCTCCTGCCCATTAATCTCATGGCATTCGGAGCGCTTCCGGCCCTTGAGTCACAAACAAGACTTATGCTCGGCAAATATCTTGGGTTCTGGGTGACTCCAAAAGCACGACACACTACTGCGGGTGAGTAA
- a CDS encoding ATP-dependent DNA helicase RecG, with product MVFLTHAMPSRSITTWEEARTSLQLWIRIAPAHYAKLEKLGIKTPRDLLWHLPHRYQDFGLPRSPGHVRPGDIVTCVGTIVSIINTYIFPKRMTATEAVIENNGERIRIRWFHQSYLVKALPEGTRVRVAGKAYRDKKGVYLASPSYETISLDGGEPAPLGLVPVYPETEGITSRGLHNYVKKILALWHVPDPLPEAVRVEQSLPPLKEALRMVHVPAEVSEAKRGKERLAFDDVLALHIGALQQRRITHAIPGIPVPQDHAFLKARINKLPMKLTDDQRVALFEIITDMERPFPMNRLLQGDVGSGKTIVALLAAAHAVHAGHHAVFLAPTDALARQHAQSAERLRNILNIHVALITAQETSLDGRTVPKARARSAIKGKAPYLIIGTHALMAKGVTLPHIGLAIIDEQHRFGVDQRRALIATAKQAPHLLALTATPIPRTLALTILGDLDISTIRTKPAGRNPIITHIVAPKDRAKAMEHMRTLIRDGAQAFFISPRIHEEADDAPLESALYDLRAAKKAHAVLAQDVFPEFSVSLIHGRMRPAERSAAMAGFRDGWHHVLVATTLIEVGIDVPNARIIAIEHADHFGLAQLHQLRGRVGRGEGQSHCFLFASSPEKTEHERLALLASCDDGFKLAEHDLELRGAGQFFGFKQSGTSDLRLALSASSRTVTRARNVARILLHEDSRLSRYPELKARVAEVRAITHPQ from the coding sequence ATGGTATTTCTAACGCACGCCATGCCTAGTCGCTCAATTACCACGTGGGAAGAAGCACGCACGTCTCTGCAATTGTGGATCCGCATTGCCCCCGCGCACTATGCCAAACTTGAAAAACTGGGCATTAAAACACCCAGAGACCTTCTGTGGCATCTACCTCATCGATATCAAGATTTTGGACTTCCCCGCTCGCCAGGCCACGTGCGCCCAGGAGATATTGTCACCTGCGTTGGTACCATTGTTTCCATTATTAATACCTACATTTTCCCGAAACGTATGACCGCAACAGAGGCGGTCATTGAAAATAACGGGGAACGAATTCGCATCCGCTGGTTTCATCAATCATATCTCGTAAAGGCACTCCCCGAAGGAACTCGAGTGCGCGTTGCTGGAAAGGCGTATCGTGATAAAAAAGGCGTATACCTCGCAAGTCCCTCATATGAGACGATCTCGCTTGACGGAGGTGAACCTGCGCCCCTTGGGCTTGTCCCCGTATATCCCGAAACTGAAGGGATTACCTCTCGCGGACTACACAATTATGTTAAAAAAATATTGGCACTCTGGCATGTGCCAGATCCCCTTCCGGAGGCAGTCCGCGTAGAACAGTCTCTCCCACCTCTTAAAGAAGCGCTCCGTATGGTTCACGTGCCCGCCGAAGTAAGCGAAGCAAAGCGAGGCAAAGAACGACTCGCTTTCGATGACGTCCTCGCACTGCATATCGGTGCACTCCAGCAACGTCGCATTACTCACGCGATACCAGGGATACCAGTCCCGCAGGACCATGCGTTTCTCAAGGCGCGCATCAATAAACTCCCAATGAAACTCACCGACGACCAACGTGTGGCGCTTTTCGAAATTATTACTGACATGGAGCGGCCATTCCCCATGAACCGACTCTTACAGGGAGATGTGGGAAGTGGAAAAACAATCGTTGCACTTCTTGCAGCTGCACACGCCGTTCACGCGGGCCATCACGCGGTTTTCTTGGCGCCAACAGATGCCCTAGCACGTCAACACGCACAAAGCGCAGAGCGACTCAGGAACATCCTCAATATTCATGTTGCGCTCATTACTGCGCAAGAAACGAGCCTTGATGGACGCACCGTCCCGAAAGCTCGCGCCCGTTCAGCCATCAAAGGAAAGGCTCCGTATCTTATTATTGGGACGCATGCGCTTATGGCAAAAGGGGTCACACTCCCCCACATAGGACTTGCCATCATTGATGAGCAGCATCGTTTTGGTGTAGACCAGCGCCGCGCCCTAATCGCAACAGCAAAACAGGCGCCCCACCTCCTTGCCCTCACCGCGACTCCCATTCCACGCACGCTAGCTCTCACTATCCTTGGCGATTTGGACATTTCAACAATTCGCACCAAGCCTGCGGGGCGCAATCCAATTATCACCCACATTGTCGCGCCAAAAGATCGGGCAAAAGCAATGGAGCATATGCGCACGCTTATCCGCGATGGAGCCCAGGCATTTTTTATATCTCCGCGCATTCATGAGGAGGCCGACGATGCGCCACTTGAATCGGCACTTTATGATCTCCGAGCAGCAAAGAAGGCACACGCGGTCCTCGCTCAAGACGTATTCCCAGAATTTTCAGTCTCGCTCATCCACGGACGCATGAGGCCGGCAGAGCGCTCCGCCGCGATGGCTGGCTTTCGCGATGGCTGGCACCACGTACTCGTTGCAACAACGCTTATTGAAGTCGGTATTGATGTCCCCAATGCACGCATTATCGCAATTGAACACGCCGACCACTTCGGTCTCGCCCAACTACACCAGCTTCGTGGACGCGTGGGTCGTGGCGAAGGGCAGTCACACTGCTTTCTCTTTGCCTCATCCCCAGAAAAAACAGAGCATGAGCGCCTCGCGCTGCTTGCGTCTTGCGACGATGGATTCAAGCTCGCGGAACACGACCTCGAGCTCCGTGGCGCTGGCCAATTCTTCGGCTTTAAGCAGTCAGGAACCTCTGATCTGCGCCTCGCACTCAGCGCATCATCCCGCACGGTCACTCGCGCACGAAATGTCGCTCGAATACTTCTCCATGAAGACTCGCGCCTCTCACGCTATCCGGAACTCAAGGCCCGCGTCGCAGAAGTGCGCGCAATTACTCACCCGCAGTAG
- a CDS encoding sortase: MPPHLHNHARAMKIRFAGIFTFSFIIIFSLLNIRFVGANIRYFVAPGTIIRDDSLAGIPTLFPLADDIAQRPLPHNARLVIDRLGVDAPIVFNVPPQNDDIYERLEDGVVHYGNSVKPGQDGIAIVLGHSSAYPWYRGAYGSVFALLGKLHPGERFYVRYEDGRTFVFEMKKSIVFNPFADDARLTELEQTNTPSLVLLSCWPVGTNYRRIAVYAERVFE, from the coding sequence ATGCCCCCACATCTCCACAACCATGCGCGTGCCATGAAAATTCGCTTTGCGGGCATTTTTACTTTTTCATTCATTATTATTTTTAGCCTCCTCAATATTCGCTTTGTGGGCGCAAACATTCGGTACTTCGTTGCTCCGGGCACTATTATCCGAGACGACTCTCTCGCTGGAATCCCGACGCTCTTTCCTCTCGCCGACGACATCGCCCAGCGTCCGCTCCCTCATAACGCCCGCCTCGTTATTGATCGGCTCGGCGTTGATGCTCCAATAGTCTTTAACGTTCCGCCACAGAACGATGATATCTATGAGCGCCTCGAAGACGGCGTTGTCCACTATGGTAATAGCGTGAAACCGGGACAAGACGGCATCGCAATCGTTTTAGGACACAGCTCAGCGTATCCGTGGTATCGTGGAGCATACGGCTCCGTGTTTGCCTTGCTCGGCAAGCTCCACCCAGGCGAGCGCTTCTATGTGCGATATGAAGACGGGAGAACGTTTGTATTTGAAATGAAAAAATCTATTGTCTTTAACCCGTTTGCCGATGATGCGCGCCTCACCGAGCTCGAGCAGACAAACACCCCCAGCCTTGTGCTCCTCAGTTGCTGGCCGGTTGGCACAAACTATCGTCGCATCGCGGTCTATGCAGAGCGCGTCTTTGAGTAA
- the infB gene encoding translation initiation factor IF-2, which yields MSFIVNAKKAWYGESLTMAPASTPNTQAARPPIVVVLGHVDHGKTKLLDTIRKTRVAERESGGITQHIGAYQATARNRLITFLDTPGHEAFTAIRSRGARVADVAILVVAADESVKPQTKEAISIIQEAGIPFVVAINKVDREGANPQKVKQDLAQESVLVEEWGGTVPAVEISAKNGTGIDELLDMVLLVADLAELPDERAVPGEGIIIESHLDKRRGFVATALVTKGTVHTGDWVSVGTMVAKIRSLEDFTGASMTEAVPSQPILITGWNEAPIIGRELHARATKEEAEEARDTNINIAPLFQFLKEAMADTPAYEKTLPIILRADVTSSLEALESALRAIRSTRVGITVLDYGVGSITDADVRTARTSQAAIFGFRVSAGASVEKLAEREKVSIHTFDIIYELVNAVREAMAGLLEPETIATAQGKLRILAVFKKEGRSCIVGGRVTSGKMSRGTLLRVGDAYVGKLTQLQHNKEDAADVREGLEAGLRIDITGAQREIAEGDILEAYTEEKVAQALS from the coding sequence ATGAGTTTCATTGTCAACGCCAAAAAAGCGTGGTATGGTGAGTCGCTCACTATGGCACCAGCATCTACACCAAACACACAAGCCGCACGCCCACCTATCGTGGTTGTACTTGGGCATGTGGATCATGGCAAAACAAAGCTTCTCGATACCATTCGTAAGACGCGCGTTGCTGAGCGCGAATCAGGAGGCATCACCCAGCATATTGGAGCCTACCAAGCCACCGCACGGAACCGTCTCATTACCTTTTTGGACACCCCCGGGCACGAGGCGTTCACCGCCATTCGCTCTCGTGGCGCACGTGTCGCCGATGTCGCCATCCTTGTGGTTGCTGCCGATGAAAGCGTCAAGCCACAAACGAAAGAAGCGATTTCTATCATTCAAGAGGCAGGAATTCCGTTTGTCGTTGCTATTAATAAGGTAGATCGCGAGGGCGCAAACCCTCAAAAGGTCAAACAAGACTTAGCCCAAGAGTCAGTGCTCGTAGAAGAATGGGGCGGCACCGTGCCCGCTGTAGAAATTTCCGCCAAGAACGGCACGGGCATTGATGAGCTACTCGACATGGTGCTGTTGGTAGCAGACCTCGCCGAACTCCCCGATGAACGAGCCGTTCCCGGCGAAGGCATTATTATTGAATCACACCTCGACAAGCGCCGAGGATTTGTAGCAACGGCGCTCGTCACGAAAGGTACCGTACACACTGGCGACTGGGTGTCGGTGGGCACTATGGTTGCAAAGATTCGCTCACTCGAAGACTTCACGGGCGCGTCTATGACCGAAGCGGTTCCCTCACAACCAATACTCATCACCGGCTGGAATGAGGCCCCTATTATTGGTCGTGAACTCCATGCGCGAGCCACAAAGGAAGAAGCGGAAGAAGCTCGCGATACCAACATAAACATTGCTCCCCTCTTCCAGTTTTTGAAAGAAGCGATGGCAGATACGCCAGCATATGAGAAAACGCTTCCCATCATTCTCCGCGCTGACGTTACGAGTTCTCTTGAGGCGCTTGAGAGTGCACTGCGCGCGATCCGCTCTACTCGCGTAGGTATTACGGTTTTAGATTACGGCGTTGGCTCTATCACCGATGCTGACGTGCGCACAGCACGTACAAGCCAAGCAGCAATTTTTGGATTTCGTGTAAGCGCTGGCGCATCCGTTGAAAAGCTCGCAGAACGAGAAAAAGTTTCGATTCACACGTTTGATATTATCTATGAATTGGTCAATGCCGTGCGAGAGGCAATGGCAGGACTTCTCGAACCCGAAACAATCGCAACCGCCCAAGGAAAGTTGCGCATTTTAGCAGTCTTTAAAAAAGAGGGGCGGTCATGTATTGTGGGTGGGCGCGTAACTTCAGGAAAGATGAGCCGCGGCACCCTCTTACGCGTTGGCGATGCATATGTTGGCAAGCTCACCCAGCTCCAGCATAATAAGGAAGATGCCGCAGATGTCCGCGAGGGGTTAGAAGCGGGTCTGCGCATTGATATCACCGGCGCACAACGCGAAATCGCTGAAGGAGACATTCTAGAGGCATACACTGAAGAGAAAGTTGCCCAAGCACTTTCATAA
- a CDS encoding double zinc ribbon domain-containing protein, protein MPSIAQLCTTLADAIFPPRCVACDALPYDPRDRYLCRACAGRIPVSASGQCIGCARATPQGVACSSCAPEWNISALYAATHFQHPAVRTALHAYKYGCIEDLHRPLGRVVLRALKRMSRTRNIFSENPLIVPVPLHTRRLNWRGFNQAGRIAEIIAHATQQIYAPATLMRTHHTETQVHHSRTERFLSVQNLFSCPHPSLVKGKSILLIDDVCTTGATLDACATALRAAGASSVSALVIAREI, encoded by the coding sequence ATGCCCTCCATCGCCCAGCTGTGCACCACCCTTGCCGATGCCATTTTCCCGCCGCGATGCGTCGCGTGTGACGCGCTCCCCTACGATCCCCGCGATCGCTACCTCTGTCGCGCGTGTGCCGGCCGCATTCCTGTGAGCGCATCCGGACAATGTATTGGCTGCGCTCGCGCCACACCACAAGGCGTAGCGTGTTCCTCGTGCGCTCCAGAATGGAATATTAGTGCGCTCTACGCCGCCACCCACTTTCAACACCCTGCCGTGCGCACCGCACTTCACGCATATAAGTATGGATGCATTGAAGACTTGCACCGCCCGCTCGGCCGCGTAGTGTTGCGCGCACTCAAGCGCATGTCGCGTACGCGCAATATCTTTTCCGAAAACCCCCTCATTGTTCCCGTGCCTCTCCACACGCGGCGCCTAAACTGGCGCGGGTTCAACCAAGCAGGGCGCATTGCAGAGATTATTGCGCACGCCACACAGCAGATCTACGCGCCGGCCACACTTATGCGCACCCACCACACTGAAACCCAAGTGCACCATTCGCGTACCGAGCGATTCTTATCAGTGCAGAATTTATTCTCATGCCCACACCCTTCGCTCGTAAAAGGAAAAAGTATTCTGCTCATTGATGACGTATGCACGACTGGCGCCACACTTGATGCGTGCGCCACAGCTTTACGCGCCGCAGGCGCTTCCTCTGTCTCCGCGCTCGTCATCGCGCGGGAGATATAA
- the pilM gene encoding type IV pilus assembly protein PilM: MFKLFQSKGKLGVDIGTHAIKIVELGKDNGRFTLLNYGIFAFPETGTGTTPEERDAFLTQGIKQLIEQCKFSSVDAVAAIPPFSLFTTVIEMPYLSEDDLAKAIPFEARKYVPIPLSEVVLDWSIIGVNEAAPGSTTPPTVEIFIAAVPREETARYQAIMQAAGLNLVALELQNTGLIRGLLGNDLSPTAVVDIGGRGTTIIVVNKGYERVNRSYEVGSFEITKSIARALSISEGKAEGLKMQYGLREGDDNVIRDSVISLVDLIVFEASKTIAGYEESKNTKIGRVVVTGGLANMPGFVAYFTKRLARDVIVGNAFSRVVYPQQLAPVIQELSNTLAVATGLAMREES, translated from the coding sequence ATGTTCAAACTTTTTCAGTCAAAAGGAAAACTCGGTGTCGATATCGGGACACATGCTATTAAAATTGTCGAGCTTGGGAAGGATAACGGGCGCTTTACTCTTTTAAACTATGGCATCTTCGCATTTCCCGAAACGGGCACAGGCACAACGCCCGAAGAGCGCGATGCATTCCTTACGCAGGGGATTAAACAACTCATCGAGCAGTGCAAGTTCTCTAGCGTAGATGCCGTTGCCGCAATTCCACCGTTTTCACTGTTCACGACGGTGATTGAAATGCCGTATCTTTCGGAAGACGATCTTGCAAAGGCGATTCCCTTTGAGGCGCGTAAGTATGTTCCTATTCCATTAAGCGAGGTGGTGTTGGATTGGTCTATTATTGGCGTGAATGAAGCGGCGCCAGGATCTACTACGCCACCAACCGTCGAGATTTTTATTGCTGCCGTACCTCGCGAAGAAACAGCTCGCTATCAGGCGATCATGCAAGCGGCTGGTTTAAATCTTGTTGCACTCGAATTGCAGAACACGGGGCTTATCCGTGGACTACTCGGTAACGATTTAAGTCCCACGGCGGTCGTTGATATCGGAGGGCGGGGCACAACTATTATTGTCGTGAATAAGGGATATGAACGAGTGAATCGTTCCTATGAGGTGGGGAGTTTTGAAATTACGAAATCCATTGCTCGCGCGTTGAGCATCAGTGAAGGGAAGGCAGAGGGATTGAAGATGCAGTATGGTTTGCGCGAGGGAGATGACAATGTTATTCGCGATTCAGTAATTTCGCTTGTCGACCTCATTGTATTTGAAGCAAGCAAAACAATCGCCGGATATGAGGAGTCTAAAAATACAAAAATCGGCCGCGTTGTCGTTACCGGAGGGCTCGCAAATATGCCAGGTTTTGTTGCATATTTTACAAAGCGTCTCGCGCGCGATGTTATTGTGGGGAATGCGTTCTCTCGGGTTGTCTACCCACAGCAGTTGGCGCCGGTGATTCAAGAGCTTTCAAACACGCTTGCGGTAGCCACAGGTTTAGCCATGCGCGAAGAAAGCTAA
- the pilO gene encoding type 4a pilus biogenesis protein PilO: protein MNLPAAPKDMIGATLAAIGVALGWGLGYAHMSTLGAHDDAIAERESFVEKRLQQKANFEDLFAAYTSASDIKRATQEILPTEENIPELISALQQMARDSGVGVKSISVTGAGGGKGTQASVTIQQVGISLSVQGSYSSIKTLLSFIEKNRRIIDVSTIDFAPSAIDTTIIDTTISASAYVAPEQAQRDEETPTKK, encoded by the coding sequence ATGAATCTCCCCGCTGCGCCAAAAGACATGATCGGTGCGACGCTTGCGGCCATTGGCGTCGCGTTGGGTTGGGGCTTGGGATACGCACACATGAGCACCTTGGGCGCCCATGATGATGCTATAGCTGAGCGCGAGAGCTTTGTAGAGAAACGCCTTCAGCAAAAAGCGAATTTTGAGGATCTGTTTGCGGCATACACCTCAGCGAGTGATATTAAGCGCGCAACGCAGGAGATTTTGCCCACCGAAGAAAATATTCCCGAACTTATTTCTGCGTTGCAGCAAATGGCTCGCGACTCTGGCGTCGGGGTAAAATCAATTTCAGTGACAGGCGCAGGAGGGGGGAAGGGCACACAGGCATCAGTGACGATCCAGCAAGTGGGTATTTCGCTGAGTGTGCAGGGTTCGTATAGTAGTATCAAAACTCTCCTCTCGTTTATAGAGAAGAATCGTCGCATCATTGATGTCTCAACAATAGATTTTGCTCCAAGTGCAATTGATACGACGATCATTGATACGACGATCTCCGCGAGTGCTTACGTTGCACCCGAACAAGCGCAGCGTGATGAAGAAACGCCGACGAAGAAGTAA